A genomic window from Artemia franciscana chromosome 14, ASM3288406v1, whole genome shotgun sequence includes:
- the LOC136035594 gene encoding transitional endoplasmic reticulum ATPase-like, which translates to MGDKKGDDLATAILDSKKVRPNRLIVEDAVNDDNSVIGLSQAKMDELNMFKGDTVLVKGKKRKETICIVLSDGEVPNEKIRMNRVIRNNLRVRLGDVISVQACPEVKYGKRIHVLPIDDTVEGLTGSLFDVYLKPYFLEAYRPVMKGDIFIVRGGMRAVEFKVVDTDPSPYCIVAPDTLIHCEGTPIKREEEEEALNAIGYDDIGGVRKQLAQIKEMVELPLRHPQLFKAIGVKPPRGILLYGPPGTGKTLIARAVANETGAFFYLINGPEIMSKMAGESESNLRKAFEEAEKNSPAIIFIDELDSIAPKREKTRGEVERRIVSQLLTLMDGLKQRAHVIVMAATNRPNSIDPALRRFGRFDREVDIGIPDTTGRLEILRIHTKNMKLADDVDLEQVAAETHGHVGADLAALCSEAALQQIREKMDLIDLEEDIIDAEVLDSLAVTMENFRHAMGKSTPSALRETVVEVPNVTWNDIGGLENVKKELQELVQYPVEHPEKFLKFGMSPSKGVLFYGPPGCGKTLLAKAIANECQANFISIKGPELLTMWFGESEANVRDVFDKARSAAPCVLFFDELDSIAKARGGSQGDAGGAADRVINQILTEMDGMGAKKNVFIIGATNRPDIIDSAILRPGRLDQLIYIPLPDEKSREAILKANLRKSPIAPDIDLVFLARSTNGFSGADLTEICQRAVKMAIRESIEADIRRTKEREENPDMDMEVEDEDPVPEITRHHFEEAMNFARRSVSDADIRKYEMFSQTLQQSRGIGTNFRFPAGGGAGAGQPTGASGQGNFEDNGDGDLYDLSPLFMTL; encoded by the coding sequence ATGGGTGATAAGAAAGGAGATGATCTGGCCACAGCCATTCTGGATTCTAAGAAAGTCCGTCCAAATCGGCTTATTGTTGAAGATGCCGTCAATGATGACAATTCTGTGATAGGCTTGTCTCAGGCCAAAATGGACGAGCTAAATATGTTCAAAGGGGACACAGTTCTAGtcaaaggaaagaaaagaaaggagacAATTTGTATTGTGCTTTCGGATGGAGAAGTGCCAAATGAGAAGATCCGCATGAATCGAGTCATCAGAAATAATCTTCGGGTTCGACTTGGAGACGTGATATCAGTTCAGGCATGCCCTGAGGTCAAATATGGCAAAAGAATTCATGTTCTTCCCATAGATGATACTGTTGAAGGACTTACAGGCTCGCTTTTTGATGTCTACCTTAAGCCATATTTCTTGGAAGCCTACAGACCAGTTATGAAAGGCGATATTTTCATAGTTAGAGGAGGAATGAGGGCAGTTGAATTTAAAGTAGTAGACACCGACCCAAGTCCATATTGCATTGTTGCTCCAGATACGCTAATCCATTGTGAAGGCACGCCGATCAAACGTGAGGAGGAAGAAGAAGCCCTGAATGCCATTGGATATGATGACATTGGCGGTGTAAGAAAACAACTTGCCCAGATCAAAGAAATGGTGGAACTGCCGCTGCGTCACCCTCAGTTGTTCAAGGCTATTGGTGTGAAACCACCTAGAGGAATCCTTCTTTACGGTCCACCAGGTACTGGCAAAACCTTGATAGCTAGAGCTGTTGCCAATGAGACGGGAGCCTTTTTTTACTTGATCAATGGGCCTGAAATTATGTCAAAAATGGCAGGTGAATCCGAATCAAATCTTAGAAAGGCCTTTGAAGAGGCTGAGAAAAATTCACCGGCGATTATTTTCATTGACGAGCTAGATTCTATTGCtcccaaaagagaaaaaacccGTGGTGAAGTAGAACGTCGTATAGTGTCCCAGCTTTTGACCTTGATGGACGGTTTGAAGCAACGTGCACATGTCATTGTAATGGCGGCAACTAATAGGCCGAATTCCATCGATCCGGCTTTAAGACGATTTGGACGTTTCGACCGAGAAGTGGACATTGGAATCCCAGATACAACAGGGCGTCTTGAAATTCTGCGAATTCATACTAAGAATATGAAACTGGCTGATGATGTTGATTTAGAGCAGGTTGCGGCCGAAACTCATGGTCATGTTGGTGCAGACTTGGCAGCCCTCTGTTCAGAAGCAGCATTGCAGCAGATTAGAGAAAAGATGGATCTGATTGATTTAGAAGAGGACATCATTGATGCTGAAGTTCTTGATTCCCTGGCTGTGACAATGGAGAATTTCAGGCATGCCATGGGTAAGTCTACTCCAAGCGCATTGCGCGAGACAGTTGTGGAAGTACCTAACGTTACCTGGAATGATATTGGGGGATTAGAAAACGTGAAGAAAGAGCTCCAAGAGCTTGTTCAATATCCTGTTGAACATCCTGAGAAGTTCTTAAAGTTTGGCATGTCACCCTCAAAAGGTGTATTATTCTATGGTCCACCTGGATGTGGTAAAACGCTTTTAGCCAAAGCTATTGCTAATGAATGTCAGGCCAATTTTATTAGCATCAAAGGCCCAGAATTACTCACTATGTGGTTTGGTGAATCCGAGGCCAATGTCAGGGATGTTTTTGATAAGGCACGTTCTGCGGCACCGTGTGTTTTGTTCTTCGATGAGTTGGATTCAATTGCAAAAGCTCGAGGTGGCTCTCAGGGTGATGCAGGAGGTGCCGCTGACAGAGTAATCAACCAAATCCTTACAGAGATGGACGGGATGGGCGCAAAGAAGAACGTTTTTATCATTGGTGCAACCAACCGACCCGATATTATCGATTCTGCCATCCTGCGACCAGGTCGTCTCGATCAGCTTATCTATATTCCTCTCCCTGACGAGAAATCCCGTGAGGCCATCTTAAAGGCAAACCTTCGTAAATCACCAATCGCCCCTGACATTGACTTGGTTTTCCTAGCTCGTAGTACTAATGGCTTTTCCGGTGCTGATTTGACAGAAATATGTCAAAGAGCTGTTAAAATGGCCATTCGTGAATCTATCGAGGCAGATATTAGAAGAACTAAAGAGAGGGAGGAGAATCCAGATATGGATATGGAGGTGGAGGATGAGGACCCTGTGCCAGAAATAACCAGGCACCATTTCGAAGAAGCCATGAACTTTGCTCGTCGCTCCGTCTCGGATGCTGACATACGGAAGTATGAAATGTTCAGTCAGACTTTACAACAATCCCGAGGTATAGGAACTAACTTCAGGTTTCCTGCTGGTGGTGGAGCAGGTGCAGGTCAGCCAACGGGTGCCTCCGGGCAGGGCAACTTTGAAGATAACGGAGATGGAGACCTGTATGATTTAAGTCCTTTATTTATGActctttag